The DNA region GTGATTGGCCACCAGCAGCACCGCCTCGCGCAGGCGCGGCGTGCCGCGCACCGTCAGGCGCACGCCGCAGGTGCGCATCAGGCAACGCGACCAGGTGCGATTGAGCAGGGCCCGGCCCGCCACCCCGATGAACGGGTAGACCAGCCCCACCAGCGCTAGCCCCACCAGAATCAGCAGAATCACCACCAGACAGCGCGGAATGAAGCGCAGCAGCCGCATCGTCATGGCCGGGCGCCCCGGCGCGCGGCCTGCCGGCGCCTGGCGCGCGGCGTAAATCGTTCGAGAGAGGGATACAGGCAGCCGGAATCCAGGACGGTCATGGATAGACAAGGAAGAAGGGGTCGGCCGAGCCGGCGGCTCGCCGGGCGCAACCATAACACGGCGCGGCGTCATCACGCCGGCGCGGGCCGTGGCCGGCCCGGCGCCCCTGCCTGCGCCCCTACCCCGTTCTTACCCCGGCAGCGCGTCCAGATACCGTTGCAGGATCACCGCGGCGGCCATGGCGTCGTCGTCGGCGTGGGTGCCGAGCAGGGCCTGGGCCTGCATGCTGGAACCCCGTTCGTCGACCAGCTCCACCGCCACGCCGAAACGGCCGTTGAGCTGGTTGGCGAAACGGCGGCAGCGCGCGGTGGCCTCCTGCTCGCCGCCGTCCGTGGCCAGGGCCAGGCCCACCACCACCCGTTGCGGCTGCCATTCCCGCAGCAGCGCCTCGATGCGGGCGAAGCGAGGCGCGCGCGCCTCGCCATAAATGATTTCCAGGGGGCGCGCCTGGCGCGTCAGGGTATTGCCGATGGCGATGCCGATCTTCTTGGTGCCGTAGTCGAAGGCCAGCAGGGTTTCGTCAGGCATGGCCGGCATCGCCCGCCAGCATGACGGGATCGATGCCCAGCAGCTTGAGGGCCGCGGGATAGCGCTCTTCCGGCGGCACGTCGAAAATGATGTGGGGGTCGGCCGACACGCTGAGCCAGGCATTGCGCGCCATTTCGCTTTCCAGTTGCCCCGCGCCCCAGCCGGCATAGCCCAGCGTGACGAGCATCTGCTCGGGGCCGTTGCCGTCAGCCACCGCCTGCAGCACGTCGCGCGAGGTGGTGAGGGCCAGGCCGCCCAGCTTGATGCTGGAGTTGTAGTCCCCGGGCGGCATATGCAGCACGAAACCGCGATCGGTCTGCACGGGGCCGCCGAAGAACACCGGGGTTTCCTTGACCGGCGCGATCTCCAGGTTCAGCTCGATGCGCTCGAAGAGCGTGCCCAGGGTGAGATCGGTGGGGCGGTTGATCACCAGCCCCAGCGCGCCCTTGGTCGTGTGTTCGCAAACATAGATGACGGAACCCGCCAGGCTGCCTTCGACCATGTTGGGCATGGCCATCAGGAACTGATTGGAGAAGTCGACGGACGGGGATTCGCCGGATGCATCGGAGTGGCTTTCGTCGGTCATGGCGTATTCCTAAAAGTGGCGCCCCGCGAACGAGGGCGACAGGCTGCGGGAGCCGGTCGGCGCGGTGCGGGCGCCTGTCAGATTTCCATCAATTCGAAATCTTCCTTGCGCGCGCCGCATTCCGGACAGACCCAGTTGGGCGGGACGTCTTCCCAGCGCGTACCCGGGGCGATGCCCTCTTCGGGCAGGCCGGTCGCCTCGTCGTAAACCCATCCACAGATCAGACACATCCAGGTTCTCATAGTTCTCTCAAGCTTCCAAATCGTTTTCGGTCCACACCGGGCCGTCCAAGTCCCCGTTTTCGGAAGAGCATCGACAACGCGGACGGCGCGATCCATTAGAATGGGGTCGATCTTACCGAAACCCAATAGGCATTGGTCTGACCGAGCACAAAAAATCCGGACCTGCCTTTTTGATCCGCCGTACACGTGGCCGCCGCAACTCCTCCCATCGTTCTCATATTTGGCCCCGCCGATCCCACGGGATCCGACGGCCTGCCCGCCGACGCCGTGACCTGCGCCCGCATGGGCTGCCACGGCTTGGCGGCGATTACCGCCGTTACCGTGCAAGACACCGCGGTGATGGAGGAAGTGCATGCGCTTTCGCCGGAATTGCTCGACGATCAGGCGCGTTGCCTGCTGGAGGACATGCCGGTGCAGGCGATCAAGGTCGGCGGCCTCTATAGCGCCGAATGCGCCAGCGCGGTCGCGCAGATCGCGGCCGACTACAGCCAGGTGCCGCTGGTCCTGCACCTGGGACACCGCACGCCGCTGCCGGCCGACGCCGCGGCCCAGGACGACGCCGACGATCTGCTGGCCGCCACCCTGGAACTGGTGCTGCCGCAGGCCGACGTGGTGGTGGTCGAGCACGCCCGGCTGGCGCAATGGCTCAGCGACGGCACCCTGGAAATCGGCGAGGCCGCCTCGGCCGCCCACGCCATGGTGGGCGCCGGCGCCAAGTGGGTGCTCGCTCTGGGCTCGCCGCTGCGGCCCGGCCATGCCGTCAACCTGCTGGTCGGCCCGGAAGGCGCGACCAGCAACTGGCCGTGGCAGGCGCCTCCCGACCGCAGCAGCGACAGCGGCGGCCTGCTGGCCACCGCGCTGGCGGCCTGCCTGGCGCAGGGCATGGAAGTCCCCGACGCCGTGGAAAAATCCCTGGGCGTGGCCGACGCGGCGGTCGCGGCCAGCTTCCTGCCCGGCATGGGCCGGCGCATCGCCAACCGGACATTTTCCTGATGAAAGCCCAACGTTTCCCCAGCGGCCTGTACGGCGTGACGCCGGAATGGGACGATACCGCGCGCCTGCTGCGCGCGGTCCAGCAAGCCGCCGCCGGCGGCATGCGCGCCCTGCAACTGCGGCGCAAGGACATTCCCGCCGCGCAGCGGCGGGAGCAGGCGCTGGCCCTGGCGCCCCTGTGCCGTGAACTGGGCGTGATTTTCCTGATCAACGACCATTGGGAGCTGGCGCTGGAGATCGGCGCCGACGGCGTGCACGTCGGCCGCGACGACGCCGCCGTGGCCGAGGTGCGGGCCCAGGCGCCGGACCTGATCGTCGGCGCGTCCTGCTACAACGAGATCCAGCGCGGCCGCGACATGCTGGCCGCCGGCGCCGACTACATCGCCTTCGGCGCCGTCTTCCCCTCTCCCACCAAGCCGAACGCCGTGCGCGCGCCGCTGGAATTGCTGACGCAGGCGCGCGCCCTGGCCGAGGAACAGCCGGCGCCGCGGCCAGCGGTGGTCGCCATCGGCGGCATCACGCCGGAAAACGCGCCGCTGCTGGCGCAGGCCGGCGTCGACGCCATCGCGGCGGTCAGCGGCCTGTTCGAGGCAGCCGACGTCGCCGCCACGGCGGCCGCCTACGCCCAGCCCTTCCAGCCCAAGGGCAGGCCGCGTCCCTAGCGTCTTTAGCGAGATTCATCATCATGTCCACCAACGCCGAACTCTTCGAACGCGCCTCCCGCAGCATCCCCGGCGGCGTCAATTCGCCGGTCCGCGCCTTCCGCTCCGTCGGCGGCACGCCGCGCTTCATCGCCCGCGCCGTCGGCCCCTACGTGTGGGACGCGGAAGGCAAGCGCTACATCGACTACGTGGGCTCCTGGGGCCCGGCCATCTTGGGCCACGCCCACCCGGAGGTGGTGCGCGCGGTGCAGGAAGCCGCGGTGCACGGCCTGTCCTTCGGCGCGCCCACCGAAGCCGAAATCGAACTGGCCGAACTGCTGATCCAGCGCCTGCCGTCCATGGAGCAGGTGCGCCTGGTCAGTTCCGGCACCGAAGCCACCATGACGGCCATCCGCCTGGCGCGGGGCGCCACCGGCCGCAAGAAAATCATCAAGTTCGAAGGCTGTTACCACGGCCACGCCGATAGCCTGCTGGTGAAGGCCGGTTCCGGCCTGCTGACCTTCGGCAATCCCACCTCGGCCGGCGTGCCGGCGGAGTTCGTCGAACACACGCTGGTGCTGGACTACAACGACCTCGAGGGCGTGCAGTCGGCCTTCGAACAATACGGCAGCGACATCGCCTGCATCATCGTCGAGCCGGTGGCCGGCAACATGAACCTGGTGAAGCCGCGCGCCGGCTTCCTGGAAGGGCTGCGCGAGATCTGCACCCGCCATGGCGCCCTGCTGATCTTCGACGAAGTCATGACCGGATTCCGCGTCGGCCCGCAAGGCGTGCAGGGACTGACCGGCATCAAGCCCGACCTCACCACGCTGGCCAAGGTGATCGGCGGCGGCATGCCGGTGGGCGCCTTCGGCGGCAGCGCGGAAGTCATGCGCCATATCGCGCCGCTGGGCGGCGTATACCAGGCGGGCACCTTGTCCGGCAATCCGGTGGCGGTGGCGGCCGGCCTGGCGACGATGCGGCTGATCGCCGCGCCCGGTTTCTACGAGCAATTGACCGCGCAGACGCGCAAATTGGCCGACGGCCTGCAGGAACGTGCCCGTGCCGCGGGCCTGGCCTTCAGCGCCGACGCCATCGGCGGCATGTTCGGCCTCTATTTCTCGCCCCAGGTGCCGGCCTCGCTGGCCGAGGTGTCGGCGGCCGACGTCGACGCCTTCAAGCATTTCTTCCATGCCATGCTGGACCGCGGCGTCCATTTCGCGCCCTCGGCGTTCGAGGCCGGCTTCGTCTCCGCCACGCACGACGACGCCGTGATCGGGGAGACGCTGGACGCGGCCGAGGCGGTTTTCCGGGAAATGAAGAAAAGCTAGGCTTCGGTTTCCAGGGCGACGCGGTCGCGGCCGGCCTGCTTGGCCAGGTACAAGGCCCGATCGGCGCGGCGCAGCACGGTGGAGATATCTTCCCCGTATTGGTGCCGCGCCATGCCCACGCTGACCGTCAAGGTCAGTTGTTCGCCGTCCACTTCCAGCCGCTTGCGCCGCACCGCGTCCAGCATGCGGTCGATGACGGCCTCGCCCTCGCCCAGCCTGACGCCGGGCAGCAGCACCAGGAATTCCTCGCCGCCCCACCGCACCACGTCGTCCGTATCGCGCACGTTCGTGCGCATGATCTCCGCCAGTTCGATCAGCGCCTGGTCGCCCGCTTCATGGCCGTAGCGGTCGTTGATGCGCTTGAAATGGTCGACGTCCAGCATCGCCACCACGAAGCCGCCGGCGTGCCCGGCGGTCGGATGGACCAGGTCTTTCAGGCGTGCCATCAAGGCGCGCCGGTTCAGCAGATTGGTCAGCGGGTCGCGGCTGGACGACTCCTTCAGCGAGGCGTTCATGCCGCGCATGAGTTCCTGGTAGCCGTCGGAAATCCGCATGACCTTGGCCAGGCGGCGCAATTCCCGGCCGAAGCGCTCGAAACGGTCGGCGAGCCCGCCCTCGCGCCGCGGCGCCGCCGGCGCGAAGGCGTCGGACAGGTCCGAGATACGCTCCAGCCGGTCGAGCTGCTCGTTCGTATGCTGCCAGAGATCGGCCAGGGTCTCGCGCAACGGATGCGCTTCATGGGCCGGATCGGCCAGCAGCGTCTGTATCCGTTTTTCCAGATCCTGATAGCGTTTTTTCATCGCCGGGCCGCTCCCAAGATGAAAAGCGCCCCCTCGGGGGGCAGCAAGCGGCGCAGCCGCGCGGCGTGGGGGCCTTTTTTCATCGCCGGCCGACGATATCGAAGGAAAAGGTGCAGTCTTCCCGGAATTCCTCGACCAACTCGCCGACGCGCGCGTTGTCCCCATCGTAAAACCAGGTGACGGAGACCGGGCGCGCCTGGGCATGGGCCGCCTCGAGCAGGTCGAAGATGTCCATCAAGGCCTTGATGCTGCGGGTATTCAGGTACTGCAATTCGAGCGTCAAGGACAGCGGCGCCTGGCAGGCGGCAAGATAATCCTCGATCCATCGGGCAACGGGGCCGAACAGCGCGTAGGCGTTCTCGGGAAAGGCGTCCCCGCGCAGCACGAGCACGCCGCAGGAGGCGTCCGATTCGACGGCGGGCGTCGAGTCCGTGGCGGGGATATTCAAATCGTTCATGTAGGTAATCTTGAGAGCAGCCGGTACGGATCGATGGCAACGCTCGGGTCGAAGCGCCATGGCCGCCGCCCCACGGGCGGACGACCCGTCGCTTCCCGATGGGCCGGTGGCCGCGATGGCGCCGGCTAGTGAGGCTCGTGCGGCACGGAGGGTTGGACGCGCCGGCGTCATCGTGAAAATTCTCCCGCGCCGCTGCACAGGGCGCGGGCGCCCTGCCGCGCGACAATAGCGCCAGTTACAAAAGGGGCCTGAGTGGCCGGCGTTTGACAAAATGTGTAAGGCTGGCTGTCAATGGAGCACACACACCTTGTCATAAAAGTGCATAGTGTAGAGGGCGCCTGGACGAAATTCTGCGGGAAAAACGGGCAATTTCTGCCTTGAATCAAGGATTATGCAACTGCCGGGCAGGCGACACGAAAGCGTCATCATATTTCAAAATGAAACCTTCGTATTTCCAAAGATGATGCCGGCACCGTCCGCCACGGCTCCTGCGCGCAGCGCGGAACGCGTACACTCCTGTCCAGGATCCGCGCGCGTCGCGGACTGTCCGTTCAACCCACTTTTTCGCCCCTCCCGATGATTCCGGTCGCGCTGCCCGGCGGCAACTTCTATCCGATGCTGGTCGCGTCGCTGATATGTCTTGCCACCTTGCTGACCTGGATCGCCGTCCTCTGTACCACCCCCACGGCGCGCCTGCGGGTGCGCGAGCATCCGCGCAAAAGCCTGGCGGCCATGGGCCTGCTGGCCCTGGTGGGCGCCATTTTCCCCGCCGGCCAGGCGCAGCGCTGGCTGGCGGCGCGCGAAGCCGCCGAAGACCAGGCGCGCCGCACCCTGGTGCTGGACCACGGCGCCGAGCTGGACGGCATCCCCATGCCCGCCAACACCCGCCTGCTGCTGAAGACCCCCGGCCAATTGGCCAGCTTCGAACTGGCCAGCTTCCCCGCCGAGGTAGACCTGGACGGCGCCCGGATCCGGCAATTGCGGCGCTATGTGCGCGGCGACGGCGCAGCGGCCACGGTCATCGGCGCCTCCGCCACCATTGCCCAGGACCAGGACATCGACGGCTGGCGCTGCAGCCACGGCCATTTCGTCGAATTCCGCATGTCCACGGCCGACGGCCGCCTGCATTTCAGCAGTTGCCACCTGGCGGCCGGCAACCAGCTCGACAAGCAAGCCATACCCGCGGGGACCTGGGCCAGCCTGCGGAGCGGCGCCGGCGCGGCGAGCGACCCGCGCCTGGCCGAAGGCTGGCTGCTGCGCACGGAAGGCAGCGAACCGATACTGGTCCAGGACCTGCCCCTGTTCAAGGCCGAACTGCGCCTGGACCCGCAGCACCGCGTGCGGTCCTTCGAGGGCGCGCTGGCGCAGCCCTTCACCCTGGGGGCCATGACCTACCCGCCCGGCACGCGGGTGGCGACCGCGGCCCCCTCGCTGCCCGGCGCGATGCCGGGCGACCTGGTCTTCAGTCCCTCGCGCGGCCGTTCGGCCAAGCGCGAAGGCGGGCAGGACGTCGCCGCCGGCAATTCCGTGCTGCAGGCGCCGGACGGCAAGGTGCGGGCGGTGCTCGCCAACCGCGCGGCCGGCGTGCTGGACTACGCCTC from Bordetella genomosp. 10 includes:
- a CDS encoding YqgE/AlgH family protein, which translates into the protein MTDESHSDASGESPSVDFSNQFLMAMPNMVEGSLAGSVIYVCEHTTKGALGLVINRPTDLTLGTLFERIELNLEIAPVKETPVFFGGPVQTDRGFVLHMPPGDYNSSIKLGGLALTTSRDVLQAVADGNGPEQMLVTLGYAGWGAGQLESEMARNAWLSVSADPHIIFDVPPEERYPAALKLLGIDPVMLAGDAGHA
- the thiD gene encoding bifunctional hydroxymethylpyrimidine kinase/phosphomethylpyrimidine kinase, producing the protein MAAATPPIVLIFGPADPTGSDGLPADAVTCARMGCHGLAAITAVTVQDTAVMEEVHALSPELLDDQARCLLEDMPVQAIKVGGLYSAECASAVAQIAADYSQVPLVLHLGHRTPLPADAAAQDDADDLLAATLELVLPQADVVVVEHARLAQWLSDGTLEIGEAASAAHAMVGAGAKWVLALGSPLRPGHAVNLLVGPEGATSNWPWQAPPDRSSDSGGLLATALAACLAQGMEVPDAVEKSLGVADAAVAASFLPGMGRRIANRTFS
- the ruvX gene encoding Holliday junction resolvase RuvX — protein: MPDETLLAFDYGTKKIGIAIGNTLTRQARPLEIIYGEARAPRFARIEALLREWQPQRVVVGLALATDGGEQEATARCRRFANQLNGRFGVAVELVDERGSSMQAQALLGTHADDDAMAAAVILQRYLDALPG
- the thiE gene encoding thiamine phosphate synthase, translated to MKAQRFPSGLYGVTPEWDDTARLLRAVQQAAAGGMRALQLRRKDIPAAQRREQALALAPLCRELGVIFLINDHWELALEIGADGVHVGRDDAAVAEVRAQAPDLIVGASCYNEIQRGRDMLAAGADYIAFGAVFPSPTKPNAVRAPLELLTQARALAEEQPAPRPAVVAIGGITPENAPLLAQAGVDAIAAVSGLFEAADVAATAAAYAQPFQPKGRPRP
- the siaD gene encoding biofilm regulation diguanylate cyclase SiaD: MKKRYQDLEKRIQTLLADPAHEAHPLRETLADLWQHTNEQLDRLERISDLSDAFAPAAPRREGGLADRFERFGRELRRLAKVMRISDGYQELMRGMNASLKESSSRDPLTNLLNRRALMARLKDLVHPTAGHAGGFVVAMLDVDHFKRINDRYGHEAGDQALIELAEIMRTNVRDTDDVVRWGGEEFLVLLPGVRLGEGEAVIDRMLDAVRRKRLEVDGEQLTLTVSVGMARHQYGEDISTVLRRADRALYLAKQAGRDRVALETEA
- the siaC gene encoding biofilm regulation phosphoprotein SiaC is translated as MNDLNIPATDSTPAVESDASCGVLVLRGDAFPENAYALFGPVARWIEDYLAACQAPLSLTLELQYLNTRSIKALMDIFDLLEAAHAQARPVSVTWFYDGDNARVGELVEEFREDCTFSFDIVGRR
- a CDS encoding rubredoxin, which encodes MRTWMCLICGWVYDEATGLPEEGIAPGTRWEDVPPNWVCPECGARKEDFELMEI
- the hemL gene encoding glutamate-1-semialdehyde 2,1-aminomutase, with translation MSTNAELFERASRSIPGGVNSPVRAFRSVGGTPRFIARAVGPYVWDAEGKRYIDYVGSWGPAILGHAHPEVVRAVQEAAVHGLSFGAPTEAEIELAELLIQRLPSMEQVRLVSSGTEATMTAIRLARGATGRKKIIKFEGCYHGHADSLLVKAGSGLLTFGNPTSAGVPAEFVEHTLVLDYNDLEGVQSAFEQYGSDIACIIVEPVAGNMNLVKPRAGFLEGLREICTRHGALLIFDEVMTGFRVGPQGVQGLTGIKPDLTTLAKVIGGGMPVGAFGGSAEVMRHIAPLGGVYQAGTLSGNPVAVAAGLATMRLIAAPGFYEQLTAQTRKLADGLQERARAAGLAFSADAIGGMFGLYFSPQVPASLAEVSAADVDAFKHFFHAMLDRGVHFAPSAFEAGFVSATHDDAVIGETLDAAEAVFREMKKS